The genomic interval TGATATTACGAAATATTGCAAACAGGCGAAGTATGTGAACTAAATGCCGGAAAATATTTCCCGAAGGTAGCTAAGCTTAACCGCTTGTATCGTTCCGAATAACGCTGATGAATCCAGAGGCGTCTCAGTAATCGTTCATACCCCAATGTCGATTGCGCGGATCATCCCATAAGCGCTCGAAGCGATCGCAAGTTTGGACATACCCACGATATCTTTCTTTTTTTTGGAGGAATCCATCCATGAGTATTGTCACGAAATCAATCGTGAATGCCGACGCTGAGGCTCGTTACCTCAGCCCTGGCGAGCTAGATCGGATCAAAGCGTTCGTAACCTCCGGTGAAAGCCGTCTGCGGATTGCTCAAGTGCTAACGGAATCCCGTGAGCGCATCATCAAGCAAGCTGGCGACCAACTGTTCCAAAAGCGCCCTGATGTTGTTTCTCCCGGTGGCAACGCCTACGGTGAAGAAATGACCGCTACTTGCCTGCGGGACATGGACTACTACCTCCGCCTCGTGACCTACGGAGTTGTAGCTGGTGATGTCACCCCCATCGAAGAAATCGGAATCGTTGGCGTTCGTGAGATGTACCGTTCTCTCGGCACCCCCATCGATGCAGTGGCAGAAAGCGTTCGCGCCATGAAAGGTATTGCCACCTCTCTGATGTCTTCTGAAGATGCGGCTGAAGCCGGTGCTTACTTCGACTATGTTGTTGGGGCAATGCAGTAGGGTTTTACCCCACCAGCAGCCGTTCAAACCTTTTGATTCATAACGACTTTGTTTAGGGAAGCTAAATCATGCAAGACGCTATCACTTCGGTTATCAATTCCTCTGACGTTCAAGGTAAGTACCTTGACGCCTCTGCGATGGAAAAGCTGAAAGGCTACTTCCAAAGCGGTGAACTGCGCGTTCGTGCCGCTAGCACCATCAGCGCCAACGCTGC from Leptolyngbya sp. CCY15150 carries:
- the apcA gene encoding allophycocyanin subunit alpha gives rise to the protein MSIVTKSIVNADAEARYLSPGELDRIKAFVTSGESRLRIAQVLTESRERIIKQAGDQLFQKRPDVVSPGGNAYGEEMTATCLRDMDYYLRLVTYGVVAGDVTPIEEIGIVGVREMYRSLGTPIDAVAESVRAMKGIATSLMSSEDAAEAGAYFDYVVGAMQ